The stretch of DNA acagagtgagacatctcacttctattccatctttgttgggtgtagcacatgcgcagtagctaggtaaggactcctagccagtcagaagcagagtatgagggcgtgccatgctagcagctaggcgagcattgtaacgtgtgttacaaagtgacgcacgtttgtcacggaagtaaaggctggactacaatagagctgtttggagcagttggtgaacagtgttttctgttggagatggtaagaaCGTGATAAGATGACCTCGGCTCATTGATGGGACTTCAAGCATCATCAGCATCATCTACTAAGGCTggacgattaatcgaaaaagtaTCGACAGagaaattctgaagctgttagacgtatttttcccatgacgataatttattcctgttgataggactactttctccttaaaaacattctaccgtgtgtgtagtcacgtgacttgGCACGGACCAGTCAGCTGCATGGAAAGCATAATGGAAGATAACTCAAACACCGAGTCCAAGGTCAACTGAGCAACTTGTGCCCAAAAAACCCACAGTGTCCGTCGTCTGGAAACAGTTTGGCTTCAGAAAAGATGATTTAGAACGTGATTAATTATTGTTCATTTATCGTTAGggaggtaaaatgtgcaattaattgtgattttaggtcatatcgtgcagccctatcaTCTACACATTATGTAGGTGTGACAACTGACTGTAAACATCTACCATCTATCTAAATTCTTCAGGGAACGCTGAACGCTCTAtcgtgttttttgcctccaacggtgccttccaggcagctaaccctaaccttaaccctaaacataaccattgccgcgctgcctggaagaagacattgggggcaaaaaacaccaaagacgaCGCTGAACAGATTTGtactaatttaaaaaacatcttcCAACATAATCAGATTGTGTGCTCATATCCTGTAATGACTCACTGTTTTACACGACTGGTTACACTTTTATCATCCTGTACGATTCAAGTAGCTGATGGAATTACATTTCACTAAAATTGTACCGTTTACGATTTTTCATGTGACAAAATGTATCAACTGATATTTTTTAGGTTCATATCGGTTGCGTTTTaaagcacattttaaaatgtcatgcTGTAAATGAGCTAGTGTACGAGCTGCTCCCAGTAGAGACAAGGAACTACAGTGCAAGTGCCCTGCAGTTAAAATACCAATAGTAAGAGTCCTCTTCAAGCATACCTTCTGGTTAATGACGACAAAGCCCTTCTCCCCATTGGGACAGACTTTGTTCTTAAAGTTGATGATCTTCTGCACACGATCCTCAATGAACTTCCTTTCTGCAGACAcaagcttctctctctcctcggcACTCTTGTAGAAGAAGCCAGAGTTGACCTCTGTCTTTTCATACTCCAAAGAGATGTTGCAGGTCAGCACATAGGCATCCTCCACCCTCTTCTTCATGTCTGGGTGGCGGGCACCGTGGTCCAACACCAAACCTCTGATCAGcctgagaaagaaaaagaaaaaaaagcaacaacttTTAGATGTCTGGGACCCTTATACACCCCTGCAGTAAAGGGACAAGTTGCCTCTTGTTCCGAGTCTtcagtttttatttaaacttaCTGTGTATCGCAGTCGGTCTTGTGCTTCATCTCCATGATTTCCACCATGAACAGATCGATGGGCTCATTGGGTTTATTGATGGCCAGCACAGCATCTACTACAGCCTGcagaaaaacatcacattcacctttaaaaaaaaattacgacAAAAATGATCTATAGGTAGCTATAGGTAATATCTGACTGaccaagaaaagaaaagaggttTACTTCCATTTCCTCTGTCAAGTTTATGACTACAGTGTTTAGTTTTGCTGCTTAAATGTCCCACGATATTAGCTGCAGTGACATTACTGCTTGCATGGAAACATTTAGAATTACTAACAGCAGCCTCTCTAATAATTAAAGTAAATTGTTAAAGAAAACACTTGTACATCGATACCATACGTAATTTAAAAATCTAAGTAGCCTATAGGGTCTGCTAGGGGGGCAGTGAAATGTCCCCACGGGTCTCTAAATTGGAGAAAATAATTCATTCAGGTGGGTGGATGACTTTAAGCCTACACGCAGATTCGGATAAAGCAAACCCATTCATGCATCACTAATAGTGCgttaaatacaaaaaatgatgTATGACAGCCGTACATTCTTGTCACATGTCACGTTGTGAATTTAAAGTAAATTGTCATGAgcactgttctgctcatctgACAGACATAAAATACAGCGTATGACAAAACAATGGACAGCTGATGCAGCTGTGCTACGTCATATTTAATTGATGTTGCTTCAAAATGACAATGGCAAGTTTTGTTGTGTGCTGTAGGGTCAAATGCTGACCCTCAGCTCTGCGTACGCTGAGCTCCATTCCCTTTTAGCTCACCTCAGTGAGCAGGTCTGCCAGCTCTGCATAGACCTTGGTCCTGAGGGAGGTGCGTGCTACGTTGATGAGGGTCTCTCTGTCCATTTCCCGGGTCACCTTCAACTCCTCCAGAACAGCCAAGGCTTTCTCTTTCGCCGCCTCAAAGCCCTCCGCAACGATTCTTGGATGAAGACCCTGCCGCACCAAATTAAAAGGAGTTATGGAAGGAATATATATTCAATTCCAAATGCTGAATATTGACATGCATTCTAAAAGAGATTCCCATTCTAGtttaggtaaaaaaaacaaaaacaacatggtGTACATTCTGGGTAAATTACCAGACAGGCCAGTGACTGTAGAGCTGTTAAATGACAaggctttttcttttcttttttacctcTGACACATAGAGGTCAGCCTGCTTCAGCAGTTCACCGATGATGAGGACATTTGAGGTGGTTCCGTCTCCCGTGATGTCATCCTGCGCCGTGGCAACCTTTGCAATGAGTGATGCTGTCGGGTGCTGAATTTGCTGCACGGTACAACATAAAAAGCAAGTCATCATGCAAATCCCCTACAGTTTATAAAAGGGCAACAGGGCTGAAACTAAAGATAacttcactcactcacacacacacacacacacacacacacacacacacacacacacacacacacaccaaggtgacatcttcaaatgtaAAGCATAGATTGTTTACTGTTGCAGATATTCAAGAGTCCAGGGAGGGCTACTGTACATTaacatagggctgggcaatatgaggctagatattgtcttaaattttggatatcgtaatatgacacaagtgttgtcttttcctggttttgaagGGTTTTATTAtgtgcctttacccacttagtcattgtatccgctttattggtgattatttagcAAAACTCTCAtcgtgttaatattttgtgaaagcaccaatagtcgaCCCTACGATATCGCTGCAATATTGACatcaatgtatttggtcaaaaatattgtgatatttgattttctccctatcgcccagctctacattAGCAGCACTTGAAAATCTATGGCAAAAGTAATAATGCATTTCAAATGCAAGCATGTTAATTATGTAAGACATTTCAGGACTGCGGGTGTTAAGATTTAGTGCCAATAACCTTTCATCAATATAACTTTTCTTTCATCAATATATCCTATAATGTATCAGAGGTTTTGTGCCCCAATTAAGTAGAAAAATCATACTTGTGATAACGTACTTTACTCTGACAAATAAACATCTTCTACATAAACTCTTCACTTAACAAAAAACAATTCATCAAATAACTGGtgtccaaaacacaaacagcaaaCAACCACTTTGCTTACTTTATACACAGTCCAAGATTGGCAATGTCGTGTTTTCAGTGTCTTATAAGTAAACAAGTTTAATCATACATCTCacagtttattatttttatatggACTGTGCCAAATATATTTACACCGGCTCAAATGGCACCCACATAAAGTAGGGGTGTGGTCACTTCAACAATGAAGAAGGTTAGCACAATAAAGGACAAGACATTTGGACAGAATAAGTGTAATGTAACAGCTCAGCACTTCCTACCATCTCGTGTAACAAGACGTTGCCATCTTTGGTCAGCTTTATGTCTCCTGCACCAGACACCAGCCTGCGGATCCAAACGAGCAGGGAAGGGTTAATGGTTACTGACCAAAGCAAAAGCTGGTTCGCTACAACCCACAGCGACGTACTATAATCTTGGATAACATTTAGCTAGTCAAGAAGTTAAGTTTTCTGTCAGCCATTAACGTTATACATTTCCAGAGTCTGTTCACGGAGTTAAATGCAGTGCTCCATCCGCTCAGTAATTCAACTAACTGTAATTATTGATAACGCTACGTTAACGCGCACATTTGTGCTGAGTCCTAACCGAGATTGGTCCTGACGAGCTTTAGCGTAATCAGACAACCGGctgatgctaacatgctaatgtaAGCTTGGTGGTTGTCAAAACGGATCGTGACGAATGACGATGACTGGGCAGGGCAACGTGCGCCGGGAAAATCCGTTATCCGTGTAGCTAGTGGAGGCCTTAAACGTTACTCCGTGAAATTGTGGTTTAGCGAATACTTTGGACACTGGAGATGCGTTCCCATGTAAACATAAATTCATAATCAGGTATCGGCAGACTGACTAACTTTTAGCGCTAGCGTTACATGCGCAGTCTACCGGTGAattgcagctaacgttagctactggcAAAGTTAGCTTAGCACGCATGCTGCACAAAGGGCTCCGGTGGCACTCACATTTTCATGGTCCCCTTCGGTCCCAGGTTACTTTTCAGCACATCCTGAAGCCCCCGGGCAGCACTGATGTTAACCGCCAGTGCAGCCTGGGCCCTGGCCACTTCTGCTTTTGGGTTCAGAGCTTTCACGGCAGTCATGGTGAAGCAGCTCAAACAGCGAGGTAAAAGCAAAAAGTACCGCTGGTAGGAAGTCCGCACTGCTCGGGCTGCTCTCGAAAGGAGAGTCGTTTCCAGAAGGCTCCTACACGTGTTCTCGTGCTGCCTTTAAGTAACCAGTCTAGACTCGGATATTACGTTGTTCAGAAAGCTTTAAACTTATGAGAAGCCGCCTAGGCAAAAATTAAATAGGCCTACTTGACTTGCACATGCATGTATACTTGACTTGCACATTGCAGATACAAGCATACTCTCCTGCATTTACATGCATACGCATGCACGGCtactatacatacacatatgtatGCATAATGAGAGAATGTGTGAGGGTATATAAATGTTATGTGAGTATTATGTGTGCATCTATAAGCATGAGAGTAGCCTATGCATGTATATGTACAAGTGCTTAGTACtggtatatatgtatgtgcaggTTAAGTAGGCATGTGTGCAAGTGTAACTTTATGTGCAAGTCAAGTATTCAATCTTGACCTAGGCGGCTTCTCATTCAAACTCCCCGTTCACATTAGCACAAAATGAATCCTGAGTGATCCGATTCACTAGGTCCTGAGGAGGCAAACTGTCATCCTCAAGTATAATCAACTgcaaaacttttatttaatttttaaaatgatCACTACCATGGTTTATTGTGCGCTTAAAGGCATGGTCAAATTTCCGACATACACTGAAGGCAGCATAAGTCACACCCTAGACCATGCGCCGACTGGGCAAGTTACGTCACCTTCGCTAAAGTCTGATATGTTAATGTTTGTATTTTCCAGCATCCTCTGACTGAATATGATTTTACTATGTACTGCTGTTGTTTTATTTACTTGTCCTAAATGTCCTTAATATTCTCAttttatgttcatatttgttttGCTAAGAATATTTCTGATCTACATGTTATTGTTTACCTgaatttttgtatattttgtcaataacaacaataataaaaatgtttgtagtCTCCTACTATTATTATACTATAAGTCCATGAAATGAGTCCAAgacatttaacattttcatCAGAAGTTTAATTCCATATGTACAACTAATCATATTAAAGCACTGCAATTCACATTTACCACAATGAGATATTACTCCTGTCCACTTGTTTATTAAAATCAAATAGTTAAGAATACCCCACTTCATTTACAGATACAGGATTAACCATATATCTGGCTTGGTCAATAAACCCACTATGGATATCTACAATctgaccatttaaaaaaaaccattAATCTCATTTAGAGCACACAATCACCCGTTGGCATTAATTGCTTGATAGAGGGATATGTCAAACCAGTCAGTGTACAGCAGGTTGTAGATAATGATTAGTTCTGCAGAAACATTTTCTAATCATTTGAATCATCTTATCACACTCTCCACAGCTGGAGGAGCCAGAAGCGTCATGATGTTAAAGTTAGAAAAGAATCTGGAGATGTGGTCAGTTTAACAGAGGAGACACAAACAGGGAACCTTTGAACCGGTCCTGAATATAAAGCTAGAGTCTGACTGTGGCCCTACAACTCAGCCCTCTGTCTTTGACAATCACCTATATATTGTCTATTTCAGAACACTGATTTGTAAATAGCATGCTCCTCTTTGTAAACTGACCATCACCTGTAACATTTAAAGAAGCTTATCCAATTCATATTGATAGTGAACTATGAGCTCTGGaacagtgtttttgttgtgaGATACTCTAGGCAGTCACTTTTCTTTGATTTGTTATCAATGCTAGTGCAACAGggctgacattttcagacccTGTGACCAGCACTTGAAGTGCTAAATGTTTGATCTCTTCCAAGTATCGCAACtcatcataaaaaaataagacacaGCTCTTAAAATCTGACCCTTTAAAAGATAGAGACAGTGAAGAGGAGGGGCATGTCAAATTGTATTTTGTCTACACAAAGCACATTAATGGATCAGTAACACAGTACACAGTAACAGATATAGTTTTGATGATAGCCATTTTAACCTCATCATCTGAAATAAGACATTCTAGGCCCACACAGAAAAGTGgagtaaagaaagaaagaagaaaaagaaaacaaaaactgaaacaTGTTGATGTTATGCAGATTTCCCCGGCAGTGCACTCTGATGGTTGGTTACACTCTCCACAGATGTGTAGTGCAACAGTTGCAGTGTCTGTTGAGGGGTTCCCCCGGTGGTTATGGTTACATCAAGGGCGAATTTTTCATGGGAATCATTATTCTAGATTCCACGTGCTGAATAAGAGGGACTGTGGGGTGGGGAAGAAACAAAGGTTTTAGAAACAGATTTCTGTGTCATGCAGTAATTGATtgtatgcacacgcacacaaaaaaatccaaacaagAAAAAACGGGTTACTGGGAGGGATCAGGTACAGatttccgaccgtggtcagaaagcacaggggagacactttgtttctccgtcTACGCCTgcagagtcggtactcgctccgaagctattccccatcactctctcactcactctaccacacGCTAGGTTGCATGACTTCAGATTTTTTAAATTCGATTCTTATGTGATGAAAGTCAAGTAGACGTtggtctatatccttgacgttctacttccaggattgctccagtgccgcaggaaattccaccggatgcatgtattttcgctgatgttcgtttccttctgctttctttgtgttggaattttaaactgatttatgaggactacttTTTTAAGTCCTCTAAAAGGGAAAATTAAGACTTTACCACgacaaaaaaaaggataaaGTTCAAATTATGGGTAAATGTGGCTGCCAAAAAGCCTTGAGGGGGGTTTGGGGGGttctccccccaaaaaaatgcaACGCACTCATCAATCACCTACTAATCAATCACCTACTCGTCAGTCACCTATGGAATAATGCAGGTTGCACCCACATAGATCGAAGTGCTGCCCCCAGATGGTGCGCTGGTCAAATTGcggttgaaaaaaataaataaaacggatgACAAGTCGGACTCTGTCCCACATTTAAGACCTCGTTATCGTAAATTCCAGATTTCAAGACATTTTCAGACCTTAAAAATCAAATTCTTTTATTTAAGATGtttcaagactttttaaggACCCGCGGGGACCCTACAGTACCAGTAATTATGTCCGACGCTGCGTCGCACATCTCTGTGATAGTCAATCAAAACTTTGCTGTAAACAAACGCATACACACATGCCGGTTCTGCTATTCTCTCAAAGAGATACGCTAGAATGACAGACTCCAGCGCACAAGTATGAACCTCAGGCCTCTGCCTAGAGCccccgcagaaccataaatcctGCATTAGTCGTAAAAATAAGGAAATAATGGTTGAAAACTGTCAAGCTGTGCTCTAAGACTCTTGGTGCTCCCCTTAATGACCCTCAGCACCAGTATGGCTCAACTTAAAAAGGCACAGACTACTGCTTTGGACCAGATACTTTTATCAGGGCAGAGGTTGTCTCCCCAAAGGTAGCACTAATAGATACAGATTATCCTTTGGTCCATctgctgttttctttttaaacaaactATAACCAGGGATGTCATGTCATTgcgtcttcttctttttctatgaCTCGTGGTGGCAGTGTAGGAGATGAGGATCCTGTGCTGtgttatgtatttgtgttggaCTACTGTTTGTAAAGCAAATTGCCCCTCTGGgatatttaagttttttttttttttttttttaaatgttgaatgAATCATATTAAAATCCTAAGTTTAGTAAAGCCTGAAGACCACCTAAATGCCAAGATTGTGAAACGTTTTATTAATGTCAGCGAGAATAATGACCTGAAGTGCACAGTTTATCCTAACAATGTAAATGTGTCTGAAATATTTTGAATAAAAGGATGCATCACTATGTCTACTGAATTTCTCTTTTATTCAGCCTACTGAAATACTTTCCCTGTCCCCGTCTTCCTTTCCTTCCCTTTTAATGCATGCACATATGTTAATAGCCAATTAGAAACCTGGTTTATCTAATAGCCTACCCTGATTACATAAATCATGTTTCTCGTATACATGGTTTTCAAGAAATCAGATTTCTGCAAAACTGTCTAACTGTCACCAGGTCATTTAAATGCTCGGATATGAACAGAGCCTGTTAGGTAGGTAGAAAGTGAAGTAAAAAAAGTAGCACTGCCCAATATGGAATATGAAATGAATAACATAAtatcaataaaaatatatttcgGATCATGTTCTATATCAACACATGGCATATACATGCAagattacatttaaaaacaaaacatcatcCAATGAGTTGTCCGTGACATACAAACTCCAGTAATATATTTTGTTAGTTTGCTcaaaatcattcatttggacaacagaattaaaaaaaaataataacatgtTATGATTGTATCATCATCATGATACGATTCCTCTAAAGGGAGGAGATATAAGACAGCAAACTTACCTGTGTAATAAACAACCTCATCCCAGCCTTCACGCTGCCAGGCTGCATTTCTGGTGTTTTCTCTGGACTGAAGATCTTTGtaagctgaaagagagaaaaaaaaaaagatattgctTGGTTTATCAGTATTATTGATTGGAGTTTAGAAAAGTGCGGAATTCTGAAactgtaataaaaaaagtagTAATACTGATCAATTTCATGACCTAAAACatatgtaatatacagtatttcctgAATAGTAACACAGATACTTGGTGGAGAAAATGTCAATGGGACATCAAAGATGTGCCCAGGTAATATATTATAAACACATTTGTGCAGTTATTTGCAATACAGTGAAGCATCTATGAATGTATAATCCCTAATATGTAAACTTGGAACTTAAAACTTGGAAACATTGCTTACCCCATAAATGGTGAACCGTGTACAGACTTCCaatctgtgaaaaaaagccTCCCACTGCCTCTTGGTTCTCCTGGCGAAACGCAATCGCACGCGCCCTGCAGAGCACCAAAGAGTTatgttacataaaaaaaaaagactaacagCTTGTAGTTGCAGGGTTGTGTCGATTAAACCATCACCCCAAATGTGTAGGTTTTAAAGTTCAAATGAAACTGACATTTGCAAATATCCCAATAATTTCATTGAAATCAAAACATCAAATGTTGATGTTACAACGTCAGAAAAGTTTTAAAGCAGGTTTGGTTTTATTACAGTAACAGGCAAATTTCCCAGTCATCATAATCAATTTAAATCACATACATATATTAAATACAAGGGGAGAAATTGGTAAATTATGCTTGAGATTTACAAATTATGTCCGATATAACTTTCGTCATGCTTAGGATTCATTCTCAGCTCGTGTAGCCAAAAGATACCTGTGACCCATATTCATCTGCTACAATCTGTGAAACCAATGAAATAGTAGTGAGGAAATTTTAAATGGTACCTAATACTGGTAGCTCTACAATTACCGCAACATTGAGAGAAAGTTTAAGAGCTTATCAGGCTAAATATCAGAAGAAATCCAATTGTATGTATTCtactacatgtaaaaaaaaaaaaaaaaaaaagattaagaaaGTTATGCCTCACCAGTAATTTCCCCACTCGATCATCGTTCCTGGCTGAAATAAGAATGTGAAGAGTGGAATGGAAAATAAGTTGTCAGTTGTCATCACATCAAAAGTGAAAAACATATTTATGCATAATGGAAGGAAGCTGGTAAATTTTCTATGGAGTTACCCTGAGTTGGTATGATCGGAGCTCATAGATGTTGGGTCCTGGACGAGGGACAGGTTCATTCCAGAAACTGAACTCCAGCAGCAGCTGGTTCCTACGAGACAGCAAcatcttccccctctctttcctgtAGTCTGTAAACTcctacaacaacaaacaaacaaacaaacaaacaacagaagCGCATTACTCAGTTAATCACCTCTTCTTATGTCGAGGTATAATAATAGCTGTGGCAACATTGAAAAGAGATACAGAACACTTGGTGGTTGCACGAGACAAAATCTCTGTCATCTGTTTTGGGAGGATAGCATCCAGTACCAACACAACATTCCCCCCTTGTATTATCTAATTTGGTCAGTTTTGCTGGAATACATAAACTCTTCCATACGATCTTGAGTAATTTGAGTTACTATGTGTTAATTGCCTAAAATGTATGTGGGAATGTGCAATTGTTCAGGCTGTTTTAAAAAGCCTTAgattggggcgacctctagctcacccagtagagtgtgcgccccatgtaggttGAGTCCTTGGCAAGGGCtggggttcgaatccgacccgcagccctttgctgcatgtcgtccctcctctctctcccctttcctgtcttcaagctatcctgtcgattaaaggccataaaaagccccccccaaaaaaaagccTTAGATTAGCTCACTATTTACCTGACTAATTGGCCTTTGTTTAAATATGTAGTGCCAACTTTAATGAGTAACATCAATGTAGGCAAGACACCTGAATTTACAATTTACGATTATTGTACTTATTTTCATTCTGAACATGTTCTAAAAGTTGTTGTTTGGTTAAAACTTCGGAGAAACTGACTAAAATAAACTAACAACAAAACTCTAGAGCTAttgcacaaaaccaggataagggattaagctggGATAttccagttatcctggatgaatttagccttgacttggttgctcaaaagcagaggcacctaagttaccatggagatttattctgtgtaGCTAGCCTGGTCCTGACCAGGCTAagagccaggatttattaatcctggagccttttctgttcactcagcagtggttttaccttatttttattaatacttgtattaaaatacaacaggtgcatgttaCTGTTTAGTTAAgcactgttatttttttaaagttgtgaccattatttttataattattcatgtgacgtCATTGTTagtgttatattgctgtatgaaagctgttcatattgttgttagacgTTTGGtcaatatattatggcagttgttgagataattcatGAAACAagagggagaggacacctcaatggtttttgaccttatattttgctggggggaaataactgatgaatacactgtgttacagtcatgtttaaagtgtgcattatatttatcactaaattatctttatagtttctagattttagagtccattttcttcagtgtctttcttttcaaTGTCCATATATATATGCCTATGAGAaagcaaagcatataatatgtaaagaagggAACTCTGCctctgtgaagaaaaaaaaaaaaaacagtgagaaaaagcgtggcagataacagcggaccgactgaatgatatatctaaaaatatacatttacgaaATACTGCTCTTAAATGAAACCATTCAAGAAGTAAGGCTAATTATTTCCACAAAGGAACTGTTGTACACTTTGCCTGAAAAAAACAGTGGAGTTAATATGTTACTTaagtaatttatattttagcccatcgGAGAGAGAGGAATATGTATGCATCACATTCTAGCATTGGAGATTAGTGGTTGTAATTGATCtccatggtaaatttcctgcgTAAGATTAGGCTGTCTTCTGCTCaattttaaggcaaagagtacaactgctCATTTGTGCAAATATTAAGCCCAACTCCTTGAATGGTTTCAATtaagagcagtggtcagttaatgtatatatttaggctacttacgcattcagaAGTCACAGTCTGTGATCGTCTGTCACGCTTTCTCTCGCCGTTTCATTatagcggccgtgtttcttttttacaaataatgtttCACGTTGTCATAATTCCAtatgaagctgctgctcactctgtgtaaagaatacacaatgcgtattctccattttagcatcactaaatctgtgatcgacctcgcggtctgttAAAGAAAGCCATGAAcccgcatctatctgaattacttcagcctggctcgacctagtcggtcctcctcagcctggcttggccttcgtgaaacgcagcaagccaggatgcacagattagactaggtcaagcctcgctttatcagttatcctggagtGCAATACCCCCTAGGACTGGGTCCATTAACTGCACTTACCTTATTTACAGTATACAACTGCATTTCTGTAAAtaagttttaaaaataattgcACCAAATTTACAATCCGGTGAAATAGACCATAAAGATGGGGAAACATATGGGTAGAAAAAATGGTCTGTGGATCTAATTTGAGGGGTGCACTGCCAGAAACGGTGGTCTACAGGTCACCAACTGCCAGTAAACTCAACTAATCCGAGCACCCATTACCTTATTCTGCCTGAGTTTGTTCATGACTTCGGTGAGAGCCGGGTATCCTCCCCGATATCTCCACAGGTGAACTAGAATAGAAGGAGCAGAGGAGCCAAAAATAATGCAGCTCTCGGATATACCTTGATGTGTCTGTTCTTTGGGCAAGATATTCTTTTACATTAACAAATGTAGTTTAATTATTTATCTCTCTAGACCACCTGTG from Sander lucioperca isolate FBNREF2018 chromosome 13, SLUC_FBN_1.2, whole genome shotgun sequence encodes:
- the cct6a gene encoding T-complex protein 1 subunit zeta; this encodes MTAVKALNPKAEVARAQAALAVNISAARGLQDVLKSNLGPKGTMKMLVSGAGDIKLTKDGNVLLHEMQIQHPTASLIAKVATAQDDITGDGTTSNVLIIGELLKQADLYVSEGLHPRIVAEGFEAAKEKALAVLEELKVTREMDRETLINVARTSLRTKVYAELADLLTEAVVDAVLAINKPNEPIDLFMVEIMEMKHKTDCDTQLIRGLVLDHGARHPDMKKRVEDAYVLTCNISLEYEKTEVNSGFFYKSAEEREKLVSAERKFIEDRVQKIINFKNKVCPNGEKGFVVINQKGIDPFSLDALAKEGIVALRRAKRRNMERLTLACGGIAMNSIDDLTPDCLGYAGLVYEHTLGEEKYTFIEKCGNPRSVTLLVKGPNKHTLTQIKDAVRDGLRAVKNAIEDGCVVSGGGAIEVALADSLVKHKPNVKGRAQLGVQAFADALLIIPKVLAQNSGYDPQETLLKLQMEYKESGQLVGVDLSTGEPMVAGEAGVWDNYSVKKQLLHSCTVIASNILLVDEIMRAGMSSLKG
- the LOC116037136 gene encoding protein NipSnap homolog 2-like isoform X1; translated protein: MATRVLQRVGKGLKQTKNGLQTNGKVTVVVRSLSAFREDSWFKSLFVRKVDPRKDAHSHLLAKKEDNNLYKIQFHNVKPECLDAYNELCAAVLPSIHADPEYSCELVGTWNTWYGEQDQAVHLWRYRGGYPALTEVMNKLRQNKEFTDYRKERGKMLLSRRNQLLLEFSFWNEPVPRPGPNIYELRSYQLRPGTMIEWGNYWARAIAFRQENQEAVGGFFSQIGSLYTVHHLWAYKDLQSRENTRNAAWQREGWDEVVYYTVPLIQHVESRIMIPMKNSPLM
- the LOC116037136 gene encoding protein NipSnap homolog 2-like isoform X2, with product MATRVLQRVGKGLKQTKNGLQTNGKVTVVVRSLSAFREDSWFKSLFVRKVDPRKDAHSHLLAKKEDNNLYKIQLRLFCLPFTLTLNILASLWAPGTHGTESRIRQEFTDYRKERGKMLLSRRNQLLLEFSFWNEPVPRPGPNIYELRSYQLRPGTMIEWGNYWARAIAFRQENQEAVGGFFSQIGSLYTVHHLWAYKDLQSRENTRNAAWQREGWDEVVYYTVPLIQHVESRIMIPMKNSPLM